CGTCACGACTACGGTTATTCACATGTCGCGATTGCAGAACCTTCGCGAGTGCGTTTACACTGCGCGCGCGAGGTACGTATAATCCCTCTCTCGTTTATACATCCCAGAAGAAATTACGATCGTAAAGTGGCAAAGCGCTTCGGCGTCGTTATGAAACCGCCGTATAGTTTGTGAAGATAATAATGTTTCgcattatgaaaatttaatcatCCTCCTGCTATACAGTTAAAATCTCTCTCGCGGAAGTgtcagaatattaaaataaatctttctcaATTTACTTAAaccttttaaatatattatgcaagACTATCGATTATTTTCCAAATGAAAACAAGCCGCTTGCacagatattaatttcaatatccATGTAATGATTCATACAGATCGTGCACGTGTTACGGCGCACCGCAGTCGAAGGGGGATCCCGGTGTGCTGTTCGAGGGAACGCCTCACTGCGAGGCGGTGCACGGCGCGTTGTCGGACTGCCTGAGGGCCCTCTTCGGCGTCTCGGTCGCCGGTATACTGGCCTGCATATTCTCGTGCATGCTGGTGTACCAATTGTTGAGCcacgaaaagaagaaaatgtactGGGAGCAGTTGGAGCTGAGATGCAGATCGTTGTACGGCCAGGGCGGCACCGTGGGACCGCCGGCCGGGTCCTGCGGATGCTGCAACGATTGCGGGGGTGCGAACCCGTGGTGGGCCCAGACACCCGGGAATTTGTACACACCGAATCCTGATATGGCACCATCCAGGTATgacaacaatatttaaaaaatagatgttTAAAAGCTATAGATATTATTGTTTCtctttaataaaagtattaatgtATGATAAAACTCGCACTGACCAAAAAATCTCTTTAAATCGCAAACCCGCaacatcttttaaaaaaaaagtctgttttataatatcatacaATAAACGTAtggctatatatataaattatagctatttttaatcaaaaacaTCTAATATAGGCCTTTAActcgatattaatatttgataataatgattGCCGCTTATATCCAATGAAACTGATAGATATTATGAAtttcataaagaaataaagtgcaataaaataaatactaaaaatataataaacaaacaaatgcACATTGTATTCTGATAATTCGTTAATATGTACTATTGATTAAAACGGAATTTTTTCGATTCtcgatatttacaaaaagatttTCCAAGTCTCGGGAATGTATTGTAATGAACGACGCGCTCTTTGAAGTTTAGTTTACTTTTATTCGCCGCAGCACGAATTGGCAATAAAACGCACGGCCACGCACGTCAATTGGTTTTAAAGTATACCAGTACAGAGACACGAGTCAGTAGATATTTCTCTGAACACTGTATCCATCGAGATACCCGTCTGGTCTGGCATCGATCCCGGGAGTACGTAAAAAGAAGGGtaaaagaagattatatttgtattgcGTATGATTCTCGAATCAATTCGCGCACCGTCAAAGGTTAAAGAACTATATTTCGCAATAGATATGAGATCGATTAGACGATATTTTCATCgatgcaataatatatatttacgatagAAACATACAAAAGCTTtccagaaaaaaaatcttaaaatgtatcgGGATATATAGTAAAACATGttccttcaattttatttagatgATTAAGTCGATAGAAACGAACAAgatgtaacattttattttataaagtaataatttactATACTTTACTCTTTAAGTGTTTtaatagagataaaaaattattaatatatataatttatatattaaaaattagaagagtaaagaatgataaatttgggtaaaaattgtttttagaaCGCAAGAGAAtctataaatttgttattactaTATTGTTTTTCTTCCATAGAAGATGGCGATTACCTTGGTCGAGATCAAGAGGTCCAGCACCGAGCCCAGATTCGAATTATGGTTTTCACACGCAAGCACGACCAACGGAAACCAATGTGGAGAGCGGAACTGGTCCCTATAGTGTCTTTAACTCGCAGTCGAGTGGCCCTTACTCTGTTTTAAATGCTCCGAATGTTCCATACACTGCGAGCACCGCGTCCTACAGCGTTTTGGAAACTCCAGTGCCATTGTGGGGGCCGCCACCTCCGTACAGCGATCCTAACAGTCCCGCCAGACGACCGCAAATGACCGAATCGAGAGCCAGAATTGCTAAGAGAATGGATAACTTCGAAAATAACGAAGGTAAAATCAATTACAACAAACGGtttttaaaagttgaaataactaACTGACAAAGCAATGAATATCAATTAAGAATGAATGTaatcaattaagaaaaatatatataaagaatcgacagttcgttaattttttgatattgtatgttaaaaattaaacttttgcGTTTTTTCCCTTAAATGTTTAGATCATAGATCGAGGTCCGCAAAGCGTCCTTCCGATAATTATGAGAATGCCGAGGAGATCTCTAATAGCACAGATCCTGAGGGCGGGAACGAGGGAACCATCAAAGGTAGGAGAGTCAGAAAACCCTTGAAGGGCGTGGAAAATGGAGCATTTCAGCAAGAAACGAATCCCGGCTCAAAACAGTCCGAGAGCGAACTATATTTCGGTGACGTGTCCTCGTGCTGCGGACCCGAGAGTAGTTTTTACGATCTAGCTGTGGAAAAAGAAGGTACTTATTACAATTCTATCTACGACGATTGTGTGTAAcatttcttgtaattaaaattttaaacccatattactatatttatacaGCTAGAGActaatgtctttttttataattatcatatttaaattaaattttaaatcatataagTGTGtctttattattgattatcctgtaggaatatttttattcacagAAATCGTTGATTTAACccgaagaattatttatttcaaaattatttattttcacgattaaaacatttgttacaaaattttttgtatgttCGACATTCCTGTCTTTTTTGCAGGTGCTGAACGTTCGGAAGGTGTAGACTATCTGGCGAGCAGGCTGGGCAAGCGTCAACTATCGAAGAGGTCTCGATTGCCTCTTCCTTTGCCCGCGGACAATGGCGACATTCCTTGTGACAATTATGCGAACAGCGACGAACCGAGAAGCGCGAGAGGTCCATTCCTCGCTCCCGACGCGCAATACGAGGTGATTCAACAAGGACGTTACTCCTATTACGGGACGAAAGATGACGAGGAGCTGCAGGAGGGTCCGGCGAGTTCCAATTACTTCCGGGAGGACGAGAACGAGAGGGGGCGTGAAAGGGATTATAGGGATTACAGAAACAACCAGGAGGAGGAAACGCCACAGTGCTGTTTGAGCGATTCAACGACTCTGGATTCGGGTTGGCAAAGCGGAGAACAACAACAGTCGGACGATAATGTTCGACCGGTGAACGTGTGATCTTAGACCTGTAagattattaacaaaaacgacaaaggtgACGAGCGACCATCGATTTCCTGCGGGGAAGTGTTATacgaaaacaattaaatcgaaatAACGAAGGAAGTGCGCGACAATAGCTTCTGATctgtgaataatttaaatcgatcGTAGGTTGTTCTTAAGTAAACAAAGCGAGTGACTGAAATTGCTGGGATCTAATCCTTTGAACTTAATTGACGGAATAGAGAACGTGGTTATAATGTTCGAGCTTGGCAGATAAGGTCCTAGTCGGATGAGTAGGTTCGCTTTAAAAAGCGTGGCTAAacttaattaaacttaatgCACTAAGTTTAAATACGCAATGTGAACTCTGGAATAGCATGTGTGTCAGTTTATAGTATCGATTTTTCTCCCGAAATaagtacatttttaaattattaaaaaagttaatttaaggACCACATTTcgcactttttaaataaattaagcagTCACAAATTTAACGCACGACAAATATCGTTTCTATAAATAGCAGttatttaatagttattaattttatcttcggTATATTAAACGAATTACATACTATATTCTTATTcctttgtattaaaataaatatttttatttcgatgtTATTTACATGATTGATGATGAATTGTATCGATGCCATAAACAGCACACAATAATAAACAGACTTTAGTGATAATTTGTagtaataaaaactataataacaTGAAACACAAGTGCTAATCTCGATTTCGACGAGAATGAACTGTCATTAATTCCTCTTAAGAAGCTTGCCAGTTcaatataatctatatacgtgtaaattttttttaattaaagagaatAGCCGCGATACACAAGTAGAATACGATCAAGTGATAATTTACTATGTTAATCTTTGATATAGAATCAAGTGATGCGAACAATTAAAACTTGTGCATAAAAACTCGTTGTGTTCAGCATCAGATGTGCATCAACGATCGTAATGGATGGAGTGAAGTTAAAGCAACATCGTtcatattaaaacatgatCAACTGTTAATCACGTAAGACAAAATATTTGCGGCAAATTCTGTGTATTTTTGCTAATTGCAATGTTGCTCGTATTGCTCGTAGTAATGAACAATATATAGTGTGTATTAAGTATAATCGAGAAATTAATTGTGTGGAAGAGAACGAAAAAGGAAGAATATTAGTTTCATAGTTGTGTGGATTgtttgttgaaaatatatattcgccACAAACGGATGTATGATTACTTTACTAAAAAATGTTcgttttattagttattcatttattatttcatattatttattgcatttttcttGGGAGTAATGTGCTAGCAATATTTTtacctgatttttttttaaaaactttacgtccattgtatgaattaaaattgtcgATCCACAATTGTTCTTTGTTGGATACGCGATAGATACCATGTACAAAAGTGTGCTTTACTCTTGCCAATTAGGTGTTAGATGTAATTCTTAAATAGTCGCTGACTATCTTCGAAATAGTCAACGATCAAACGATATGTTCGTaactataagaaatatattcataatgaCAGTTTAATTATTTGCGATTAATAAATCGTCTCATTGTCATTCATAATTctgatttatttcttattgttagtatctTATATCCGCGACTGAAACGTTTCATTCGGTGCTTTCCCCTCGgttgaaaattttgtacaaatcTTTCGTTTGatgtttgtatattattgttatcaaTGCTTATTAAATCACTATTGAATCACTTCTTTAAATATTGCGCCATTACGGTCGCAAACACTCGTTTTCAGAATCACAATTCTGTGGACCAAGGACAATATAGAGAGAGATCAATCAAACTAATTAGCGATTAGATTAATACTCGTCGGTTGTCTATTTTCGCCGCTCGAGATGCAAACGTgaataaaatgcatattttatcATTCAGAAGCGGCATAGTCAGATTGTAGCGCAGTAGCTTAATGCCATTTAAGTGAATGAAGTGTACCTTAAGGGCGAGCCGCGAGTCGTAGTAAGTCCGCCATCGAACAATGTACTTGACAATGATTAAGAATAAAGGATGATTTTGCGAAGCAAGGCTGCGCGCAATACGACGGATGTGATCCTCTCCTTAAACCGCGGCTTGTTCTTCATATTTTGTCACACAAATTATTCGGTATGTGATAAATGTGATAAGCCGAGGCGGAAATCCCATATAGTATAGCTAAACGTATATGTGTAAATCATatgatagaaataataatatttatctcagagtatacatatttctttgtaatatttgcCGCATACAATATTCCTTTTGGTATCCTATTTAAAATGCAGTGCGAAAGCCGGCGAACACAAACGCAACTTCGGATAAGAAAAGAATGTGGGTTTCAAGGTGGTATTATTgctattgttataatatatagtttcCTTAACGAATTCCGGCAGCTTCGTTGGCCAACATCGAATTGCTTGATATGTCGTAACAAACCTTTAACTTTCACAGTGTGTATATGAACGAAAGGCGATGCGTGGCacataatgataaaatttaggGTGTGATTTTCAGACCGTGAGACGCGCAATTTTTACGAGTTGAAAGTTATATTCCTTAAGAAATGTTATAGTCTTATTAACATATCGCGTAATGAGCgcgtatatatgtttattaatcaGCTTCATTACTAAAACTACTGTTAAATAAAGTCAAGACAAACGAGATATATTTGAAGCACAATTATacgaaacaataataaaatacgttGTTTTATGCGATTATCGTGCATATGATAAACGTAGTAAATGACggctttaaataaataattaacttattgAAATAATCTCTTGTAAGTAAATGGCATTTAATTGTTCTCAAAATCCAATTCATTACTTTTTCATCCGGTTGCAGTGTGAATTGATATGTTAATTAACCGATCTGCGAAAATATACTTCTGACaacataataaacataattagtATCGTTTATTGCTCGCTGTTGGGACATTTATGATCAACTTTATATTTGAACGTGATACTGACACATTCCTACTAAACGTCatgtaaacatataaatagAAGTTCGTTATTTCAGTACAATAGGTGCAACAGGTAGGacttatatttgattattctactctttatatttctacaattaaaaataaaatgtatgtacagATCTGCGTCAGAAAAGAAGTATAAGTAACAACAAGGTATACAGTACAAAAGAAACTGAGATCGGtacagtattattatattatctatcgTAAGATTGACAtgagaaattttgtaaatattttaaaacttctaTGAAAATTTGAGTCCATTTTGGAATCGTTAGCTTCAAGTACCTTCAACAACTCTATGAGTTGCTTGATTTGCCAAGAATCTCTCGACTCTTTCCCTAAATTCTCTGCTGGATTCCGGCAAAGGTAATCGCGGTCCGACACCAGTGAGACCTTGCAAATTCTGAAGAGCTTCCGACAGCCGGTGATCGTGATCCAATATATCGGGTCTGGGTGCTGGGGCTTTTCTCTTTTGCAGCGGCAACCTCGTCATCTTCGATTCGGCGACGACATTATTGTTCTCCGGCAGTCGGTTCGTCATTCCGCAGAACGCAATCTTTACGCTGAGCAGCGACCAGAAGATCTCCAGAAGAGACGCCATCAAGACGTTTAAGATCAGCAGCATTCTGTGCGACGAGTCCTCATAACGGCTATGCCAGAAGGTCTTTTCCTTCGTCAAATTCATAAATCCTCGCGTAATGTTCGTCGTGCCTTTATTCTGCAAAATTTCTCTCGATATCATCATCCTTTCTTCAAACATGAACGACGCTTCCGTCACCGTGAGATCATCGTCGTTTTTGGCATCGACGTGGAAGTCTGATACGTTGAGCTCGGTGCTGAGGGATTTTAAAGAAACAGGTAATTTTTGTTCTTCAGTGACGTTGAATGAGTCCTCAGTCGACGTAATATCATCCATGTGAGTATCGTTTGTGAAAACCTTGGCGGGACGAAGGGAATAACGCGGAGCGTCGAGGATTTTTTCTAACGGCCACAGGGATCCACCGGTGCTGTTGGAAGCTGCCGCGACGTCGAAGATCGTGACGACGAAGCAGAGGATCGCGGCTACCAGAGAGAAGAGGCTGCCGTAGAAAAAAATGGCGATGTTCCGGTCGATGTACCAACGTCGCCAAGCGAGGAGACCTGTCACGAACGGCACCAGACACGCAACGGACAATATCGGGCCCTGCAAGGACAAGGCGAGGGTACCCAGAAGAAGGGACAGCGCTCCGAGGCCGAAGTGGACCAAGGACAGGCCGCCGACCGTCGACGCTGAGTAACGACGCTCCGATGGATACAAAGACGACAACGGCGGTTTGGTTTTTACTTTGATAACGTACACGTTCTCCGTCATTGTTATCTTAATTTGCAAATACACTTGATTGCACCAACAACATTTAATTCGACGGATTGGATCGAGAGGAAGAATTGCATCAAGTACAATGTGTTCGGCACATTTGTTTGagacaaatttaattcatgtTCACACAGTCCGTTATCTCTCTCGTTGACATAACTGAAAAGTTTACACTTTCATAAGTATCCGTCGCAATGTCACAGATCTCATCCAAATTGTTTGTAAAGCATTCGTCGCATCTCTCGTCTTGcactgttaaattaaaaaaaaattaatgcagtAATTGCTTGCTGTGTtacataacataaataaaaataataaaaataagatattttataaatgtatttaaatatttagattgaaatattatacgtaatataagttgatataaattaatataatgttttaagtataaaactgtgcattatatatatatatacatcatataatttttattatttattataatttttattaatttaatctctaaACAACATCttaatatctttttgatttatattacttttattttaattattaaaggcaatacaacatattaattcaattatgtACGAGGTAACTTGATTGTGTGATTggaaagtaaattataaaattgaaaaagtagACGATTGATCGATGAATAATCAAACAAGTCACGATATGTGATGATCTTACAGTCATTTATTCGGCATTAGACTACACCGGATATGCAACCCGTAATCAAATTTGAGACGTCGGGCACGTTTATAACGAATTCGTCGATGTTTGACGACATAGTAAAAGAAACCGCATTGATTTCCGCGCTGCCAGCGAGAACAACTGAATTATCGTAACCGCTTTTCGTTTAACTTAATTGAAGTCCTCGTCGACCTCCGCGTCTGGATTTTGCTCCACGCGGCTTTCCGCGAGATAGACATTTTACGCAATCCATGGATAACAATCGCTTGCTCGTGACAGACTACAACCAGTCTCATGCGAAGCAGCTCACACGCCTAACATtgtaataatcatttttatcataagtGAAGTATAAAGACGTATATAATTGTGAAATCGGTTCTACTTTAATACTTGAGCGCTCTAGATCTAGAATAACaggattaaaagaaattatacgcAGTAATTGAACTAATATGCAAGCAAATACTTTTTTCAGAGttgcaattaaataaacttaaaaccggtttttaatttgtaattttgttcaacgttatgaattattatatgGAAAATTATGGATTGCAACATTATACATGCAACTGCGACTGATTCAGTTAATGGGTTGAAGGATTAGACGCGTCGTTACcgtcaatcttttttttctcgtgcTAGGATTATATAACTGATTACGAGACACTGcgtttatgttgcaagtgtgCTCCTGTTTCTCCAGGTATTCGTATTTACGTCGAATTAGAACGTCGAACCGTGTGAATCTTCGGTGAAATTTCTAGCAAACTGTGAATATGCGTTTCAAAAgataataatgcaaatatgTACCTAACAAATAAAGCCGTATAAAAGACCACGcaaaaactgtaaaatgttttcgttcaatttaaatgttatattgcAAAGTGTAACGTACAcaatttgagaaattaaacATCAATTTCGAGAAACAAGATATTTCTAACcatttattaagttttattaaatattaattaactcaagtaatattaattttatgatcaAAGTTTacaaactaaattatttttcaaagtccAAATTTACTAGATATGACAATcgattatgtaatatatactgaagttagaaaaaaataattaaatttattaacattactatatatcatataaaagcaatatttttaaactctaaaacttcaattaaattaacaatatttatatgttaatttagtatgttatatattaattttatatcaactTTACGTTCttgaacataaaaataatctgaaGATGAAAATGTATCCTACAAAAATacacaagataaaaataaattttacgaacTTTATCTTATTGGCGAACTTGCCGAGACAATGTGCACTGGTGATAATACATCGATCACGTTTAATACTTTTCTTCgcaaaaattacttttgatTCAGTTAACTTTGAGAGAATGCACTTTCGGATATTACATTTCGTTAGCGTTAAACTCGCGGCTTGATGAGCGATCACTCTGCACTCACGCGTGATACTTGAGTGGCAACTGAACTACGAAGACTAGTCCTCGTTGAAATTGCTACGATATCCTGAACGAGCCTCCCACGCAACCGACTTGCAGTGAAAGGGACAACAGACAACAGCGCCGGATAAGCGTACCTTCGACTGGCGTTAAATCCTGTTCACATCATCGACATCTTGTACTCACGCGGCAAAACGATCTTGGCAATGGGAGATATAGATATCATCTTGCATTTTACTCTCGCCTATGTCGTTCGTCGCTACGTAATGTGTGCATGCAagagaaaacaataaaaacaacAGAAcataagaaaagtaaaaataattattttttaagtaataaaatttcctttttatgCTCTTGATGTTATGTTCTTGAAGGTTTTAATAAGACAATAAACGTGTTATTGTCTTATTGTGATAGCGGAATTCTTTGTACTTAGTTCTTTGACTCGACGAACTTTTCGGAATAGCAATCAGTTGACCTCACTTGCCTCTGACGAAAACATGACCCTTCCACTCAGTGTGAAAGTCCCGTTATAATCGAAGGTAAGTCTCTCAGAGAGCAAACGTATCCCAGGGTCTTCGCGCATGAGCCAACCTTTATTGTTAGCTGCAGAAACACGTGGGTTCAACACACGACCTTTTCGTTGGATCACTTGCAGATTGCGTTACGACAGAATCCCTATagagatatatgtattatatgtaatataacgAAGAAGCGGTACAATCTTTCGGATGTTATTATTTCAActagattataataaatataaaaatatcactttcTCACCTTGTTACTTTCGAACGCGTTTTATGATCGAATAAGCAGAAAGAtaaagcaaaaattatttctattaaaagtTACTTTAAATATCGAGGTCACCtattattacgtattattgtataattaaatttattaccatGATCATCGACGATCCTAAGCTGTTACgatatttgaattaatattcgTCGCTTTTAATTATAGAGAAATTTTAACGTAGCGAATTTAATCGTTAAAAATTagtcattttcttttataattaatcttattaCATAGCTTTCTGTTtgaagttatttaaatatcaagttTCCATTTAATGTAGGATAATCTTAACGTTATCAAAAgcgtctaaaaaaaataacgaagatGAAAGAATAAAACCGCATGTGATTATCGTGTCTCTTACAAGATTTCTTCGTGATACTAATCACAGATGCAAGGACTATGATTGCTTAATGCAAAATGGTTCTAACAAAATTCTAACTGTCGTTCTAATTGTCGTTATTAGTGCCGTTGTGTAATTAAGAGGACGATCAAGAAAGTGTAGCTTCCAATAGCTGCGACGGATAAGCTGCACATTGCGTCATAACGGTGTGCATCTCAACGCATCGCAAGAATCCGTCGGATTGGACGATAGAGAGGACTTTCACGATGTGCAGCAAAATCGTTCTGCCGTCAATAAATCGTTCATGCGGAAACTATGAAGCGCTTTCGAGAAGATCGTCGTATTGGAGACATCGAACTTCCGGTAAGATCGATCAAACCGCAAACTCGTTCAAGCGGAAAATAATCGCGTTTTAAAGAGACGTGCAAAAGGAATAAAATCTTAGTGCGTGACTCCGCACAACGCGGAGATAACTGCAATTTCCGTGTAGGTATGTggaaaaatgacacatttctTCACGATATCATGTATGCGACGGTCTTAAGATGTCGATCTACTTCTGTTGGCTCTTTTGAAAACAAAATGCAATCTCGGACGTCACAAACGAAAGCTTTCTTAATTACTACTCTTgctatatgatataattattttaataattatatgtaaaaataataattatatataaaatttctcgatTAACCACAAATTTatcagatatataaaataatagatatataatcttgaactTGAAAAcgattgttaaatttaaataatttggatGGTACAAGTGTTACTTAAatggtaaaaatattatacaccaGTCATTTAGCTTTTATCGTATATAAcacattaaatgttaaatctaATTAACGTGcatgaatgtaaaataaacgcGTTTCATTGTCATTTGAGGTATTGATCAGCGGAATCGGCAGGAAGCATAATTTTAGTACTtctcatatattaaaaatcttaattttatcattataactAAACATAAATAAACCTCACTAAAAGCTTAGTAgcgaagaaaatagaaatttccAAGAACAAACAAATCTCTCATAAGCCTAAGATCCTACATGTCTAAACCCacgttttacattattatcttcTAAGATAGAACTGGATCGATTACTATTGGATTTGAAGAATTTCTGGGAGTAGCTCTTAGCTGCAGCATATAAcgtcttcatatttttttaataacaatacagttaaaatattttttacacttgTGTATGCTGAAAagcaattattattgtttaacttATGCTACAAGTGCTCTATTTTTCTCTGTGTCTCTTGTCCTAAATGCCTCTGTAACATACAACATATCTTTGTTAAACAAACATGCTTAAATCATGCTAAATATtatcaaacatttattataattgcacGTACAGATGTTTATAGTTAGGCCTctaattagattaataaacGATCagaattatcataaaattttcttctttttatgtaAACATTTCTAATTACCTGTAAACCTCTGTATCTGAACACACAATACTATGAACTGATCCACAGTAATGGACTGATGACCACGAAGATCGCTCTTTTTTATAAGGAATTGAATGAAGTCCGGACTAAGCCTACCAATAGCCCATTTGTGTTAGAGCTGCGTTTAACTCATTCTCTTGTATACTGCCCGAATTATCGTGGTCAAAGCCACGAAGCATACACCGAGCCAAgaatttatgtaattgtaaAGAGCTTGGAATTCCATTACGTTTATTATAGTGCCATTCTTCTTTTTGTCGAACATACCTGTGGAAAGAAATAGAATTCGTTGATAT
The Temnothorax longispinosus isolate EJ_2023e chromosome 7, Tlon_JGU_v1, whole genome shotgun sequence DNA segment above includes these coding regions:
- the LOC139815584 gene encoding uncharacterized protein encodes the protein MTENVYVIKVKTKPPLSSLYPSERRYSASTVGGLSLVHFGLGALSLLLGTLALSLQGPILSVACLVPFVTGLLAWRRWYIDRNIAIFFYGSLFSLVAAILCFVVTIFDVAAASNSTGGSLWPLEKILDAPRYSLRPAKVFTNDTHMDDITSTEDSFNVTEEQKLPVSLKSLSTELNVSDFHVDAKNDDDLTVTEASFMFEERMMISREILQNKGTTNITRGFMNLTKEKTFWHSRYEDSSHRMLLILNVLMASLLEIFWSLLSVKIAFCGMTNRLPENNNVVAESKMTRLPLQKRKAPAPRPDILDHDHRLSEALQNLQGLTGVGPRLPLPESSREFRERVERFLANQATHRVVEGT